In Athalia rosae chromosome 6, iyAthRosa1.1, whole genome shotgun sequence, one DNA window encodes the following:
- the LOC105683173 gene encoding ALK tyrosine kinase receptor isoform X2, with translation MCKARTKSSSKADSTYELKGLNKLAHSRRGTKPIGIRKLKILFAFCFVTTYLCDDVEGVIRPQFGIKELKTALNAAPPPFLGHCDFEKTCDWSWNKTSGFRRVLATEATPFGPDTDASQLPNGHYLWLTGHGQGQIWSKMIPKTARMCILELALHQVQMQNGQINIVIETSNHTSVIIAERPGNDNAKWEMNRFNLGANSQYFRIVIEITAPLPNSSIAVDDIRLSECFPESRPLGATCTDDMFRCNNGSCLNKTRICDLTPDCAYGEDEQLECDEVPENARCNFEDGWCGWNNDPSRPLKWTRQRGPTPNERTGPSYDHTYRNASGSYMYVNMSGKTEYGYGAVMASPVYNPTPPYSSNETNPYYKSCQARFFYHQYGPHSSGLGLYLVRIIQQQNVSEKLWWKFGDQSDVWYNQAVVLPEVKHRYFFRFEAIRGMGPKSDVAIDDFSLSPECFGIGVPQEFAGGFNYSNYVPPETYPEKHTNFTNETTIKITTCGAAGRFGPTPRDCAEIHNGTGLKLLHSSTVSSNITPNEKVVLSYMSGIQRWTVPEGKFYTIIAMGAGGGRGSGQMGSTLGATVRAVVELEKGQHLYFLIGEAGIDACPKNLGLKAHSCQNEDHGSIVTGSASNSAIRQVKNIKLKDSGGGGGGATYVFTVKSNGEQKPLLIAAGGGGLGHGQFVDNGIQHGQGPVPKGKMPESGLSISGSAGSGGGWNGSANNVPSTAGTALIYGGVGGTACKNNSEGRGDGGFGGGGGGCLGGGGGGGYIGGSAGHEMSSNGEGGYSFAAPELSHISYTVGGNSGPGKVFIVPAISGCGCDFRCVVIDEHLSETRCLCPSGWLLGNDTRSCVMDGDSDTAHQTFMILLIAVSIGLLFAFSGLCLLLYNRYQHRKALLRRRQVMFGNGTELTSLRAVSDNMMTEFNPNYEFAGNLYSFKDLPQIPRDNISLVKPLGQGAFGEVFQGVYKYNRSEEHPVAVKTLPSLSTSQAEADFMMEALIMSKFNHPNIVHFIGVSFDNHPRYIVLELLAGGDLKNFLREERPRPDRPTTLMMQDLVMCAYDVANGCKYMEDARFIHRDIAARNCLLTSKGSGRIVKIADFGMARDIYRSDYYRKGGKAMLPIKWMPPESFLDGIFTTKTDVWAFGVLLWEIMSFGYMPYTGCANREVMSMVTTGGRLERPAGCPDPIYGVMTQCWHPHPEDRPSFSTIVERIGYCLQDPDVIDHPMPNYDILPACEREITIMRPDPETECINVRSSLDGCGYMQPRANFRPVSYRIGPAPGIVYASLQRCDDCENEFGKIQETALSEPKTHQINCQESNDEPASIYVYGNKEPCRHKYVPKEESNTNNAVTIDTENPTRQEVAANCNSKVSNGKSHRENGNYESTTTTDTNSDSLAIPSTNPPPETSLSSPNTRMSSPNHTVINANVNNNNGVLRKSALKAALSLDPSALCRGTIPYEKIAFSPPPARMSNPGSIELRKDSLGHELPREEECSC, from the exons ATGTGCAAAGCGCGTACGAAATCAAGTTCGAAAGCTGATTCGACGTACGAATTGAAAGGCTTGAATAAATTGGCGCATAGTAGAAGAGGAACGAAACCGATTggaattagaaaattgaaaatattattcgctTTTTGTTTTGTCACGACGTATTTATGCGATGATGTCGAGGGGGTCATACGACCGCAATTTGgaataaaagaattgaaaacagCCCTCAATGCAGCACCTCCCCCTTTCCTGGGTCAttgcgattttgaaaaaacttgcGATTGGTCGTGGAATAAAACAAGCGGATTCAGAAGAGTTTTAGCAACAGAAGCAACTCCTTTTGGCCCCGACACAGATGCCAGTCAGCTGCCAAATG GACATTATCTATGGCTTACCGGACATGGACAGGGCCAAATTTGGTCCAAGATGATACCAAAAACGGCTCGTATGTGTATTTTAGAACTTGCGCTACACCAGGTACAGATGCAGAACGGTCAAATTAATATTGTGATAGAAACCAGCAACCACACCAGCGTCATTATCGCGGAACGACCCGGAAACGATAACGCCAA ATGGGAAATGAATCGTTTTAATTTGGGTGCTAATAGTcaatattttcgaatcgtcATCGAAATAACAGCGCCGTTGCCAAATTCTAGTATCGCTGTTGATGATATTCGACTATCCGAATGTTTCCCAG AATCTCGTCCACTAGGTGCGACCTGCACGGATGATATGTTTCGTTGCAACAACGGTTCGTGCTTAAATAAAACTCGGATTTGTGACCTAACTCCAGATTGTGCGTATGGTGAAGATGAACAACTCGAGTGTG ATGAAGTTCCAGAGAATGCTAGATGTAATTTCGAAGATGGTTGGTGCGGATGGAACAATGATCCTTCCAGGCCTTTGAAATGGACTCGTCAACGAGGACCAACACCGAATGAAAGGACCGGACCCAGCTATGATCACACCTATCGAAATGCATCTGGTAGttacatgtacgtaaataTGTCCGGTAAAACGGAATATGGGTATGGAGCTGTAATGGCAAGTCCGGTTTATAATCCAACACCCCCGTACAGCAGTAATGAAACTAATCCCTATTACAAGTCCTGCCAG GCGCGCTTTTTTTACCATCAATACGGCCCGCATAGTAGTGGGTTGGGTTTGTACCTGGTGAGAATAATACAACAGCAAAATGTGTCTGAAAAACTTTGGTGGAAATTTGGTGATCAAAGTGACGTATGGTACAACCAGGCTGTTGTCCTTCCGGAGGTAAAACATAGGtacttttttcgatttgaaGCTATAAGAGGAATGGGACCGAAAAGTGACGTCGCCattgacgatttttcattGAGTCCGGAGTGTTTTGGAATTG GAGTGCCACAGGAGTTCGCTGGAGGATTCAATTACTCGAATTACGTACCACCCGAAACTTATCCTGAAAAGCATACGAATTTTACGAACGAGACGA cgaTTAAAATAACAACGTGCGGTGCAGCTGGAAGATTTGGTCCTACCCCACGCGACTGTGCTGAAATACACAACGGAACTGGTTTGAAATTACTACATTCATCGACAGTGTCGTCGAATATCACTCCTAATGAAAAAGTTGTTTTATCATACATGAGTGGAATTCAACGATGGACAGTACCCGAAGGAAAATTTTACAC GATCATTGCCATGGGAGCTGGAGGTGGTCGCGGTTCGGGTCAAATGGGCAGCACTCTCGGAGCAACCGTACGAGCTGTTGTGGAACTGGAAAAAGGCCagcatttgtattttttaatcggTGAAGCCGGAATAGACGCTTGTCCAAag aatCTTGGGCTCAAAGCTCACAGCTGTCAAAATGAAGATCACGGCAGTATCGTTACCGGATCTGCATCCAACTCTGCGATCCGTCAAgtaaagaatataaaattaaaagatagCGGAGGAGGGGGTGGAGGAGCAACATACGTTTTCACC GTCAAATCAAACGGGGAGCAAAAACCTCTTCTGATAGCAGCAGGTGGTGGAGGCTTGGGGCACGGGCAGTTTGTCGACAATGGTATTCAGCATGGCCAAGGTCCTGTCCCAAAAGGAAAAATGCCTGAATCTGGGTTATCAATATCAGGATCTGCCG GCTCTGGAGGTGGATGGAACGGTTCAGCCAACAATGTACCATCGACAGCAGGTACTGCATTAATTTATGGAGGAGTAGGAGGAACGGCTTGTAAAAACAATAGCGAAGGTCGTGGGGATGGAGGCTTTGGTGGCGGAGGTGGAGGATGTCTtgggggcggagggggtggTGGTTACATAG gaGGGAGTGCTGGGCACGAAATGTCGTCGAATGGAGAAGGAGGATATTCTTTTGCCGCGCCAGAACTTTCACACATTTCTTACACCGTTGGCGGTAATTCGGGCCCGGGAAAAGTATTCATCGTACCAGCAATCAGTGGTTGCGGATGCGACTTCCGGTGCGTGGTCATCGACGAACATCTTAGCGAAACACGATGCCTCTGCCCTTCTGGTTGGCTTCTTGGGAATGATACTCGTTCGTGCGTTA TGGATGGCGATTCTGACACTGCTCATCAAACGTTTATGATATTGTTGATCGCTGTAAGCATCGGTTTATTGTTCGCGTTTTCTGGACTTTGTCTTTTACTTT ataATCGATATCAACATCGTAAGGCACTCCTAAGACGTCGTCAAGTTATGTTTGGTAATGGAACCGAACTAACATCCCTACGTGCTGTTTCTGACAATATGATGACGGAATTTAATCCGAATTACGAATTTGCTGGAAATCTATACAGCTTCAAAGATCTGCCGCAAATACCACGAGACAATATATCGCTTGTCAA accTCTTGGACAAGGAGCATTTGGCGAGGTGTTTCAGGgtgtttataaatataacagaAGTGAAGAACATCCAGTTGCTGTTAAAACATTACCATCTTTATCAACATCGCAGGCCGAAGCGGATTTCATGATGGAAGCTCTGATTATGAGTAAATTCAATCATCCAAACATAGTACATTTTATCGGTGTATCATTTGACAATCATCCGAGATATATTGTACTTGAATTACTGGCCGGTGGTgacttgaagaattttttacgcGAAGAGAGACCACGTCCA GATCGTCCAACGACGTTGATGATGCAAGATCTCGTCATGTGTGCTTACGATGTGGCAAATGGATGCAAATATATGGAAGATGCTCGTTTTATTCACCGCGACATCGCTGCTAGAAATTGTCTTTTAACTTCGAAAGGGTCGGGTCGAATAGTGAAAATTGCTGACTTTGGTATGGCTCGAGATATTTACAGAAGCGATTATTACAGAAAAGGCGGGAAGGCAATGTTACCTATAAAATGGATGCCTCCCGAAAGTTTCTTAGATGGAATATTCACGACGAAAACTGACGTTTg GGCTTTTGGGGTTCTTCTCTGGGAAATTATGTCTTTCGGTTACATGCCATATACCGGTTGTGCTAATCGAGAAGTTATGTCGATGGTAACGACAGGCGGACGTTTAGAAAGACCGGCTGGTTGTCCAGATCCAATTTATGGAGTAATGACTCAATGTTGGCATCCCCATCCCGAAGATCGACCTAGTTTTTCAACGATTGTCGAAAGAATAGGCTATTGTTTACAG GATCCGGACGTTATCGATCATCCGATGCCCAACTATGATATCCTTCCTGCCTGTGAAAGAGAAATTACGATTATGAGACCCGACCCTGAAACTGAATGCATCAACGTACGTAGCAGT TTGGATGGATGTGGCTACATGCAACCCAGAGCAAATTTCCGGCCAGTATCTTATCGGATCGGTCCAGCTCCAGGAATCGTTTACGCATCTTTACAACGATGCGATGACTGCGAAAATGAATTTGGTAAAATACAAGAAACTGCGCTTTCCGAACCAAAAACCCATCAGATCAACTGTCAAGAATCAAACGACGAGCCAGCCAGTATATACGTCTACGGCAACAAG GAACCGTGCAGACACAAATATGTGCCAAAGGAAGAAAGTAACACAAACAACGCGGTGACTATCGATACAGAAAATCCAACGAGACAAGAAGTTGCTGCAAACTGTAATAGCAAAGTATCGAATGGAAAATCTCACAGAGAGAATGGAAACTACGAAAGTACTACGACTACGGATACTAATTCTGATTCTTTAGCTATACCTTCGACAAATCCTCCTCCAGAAACTTCTTTATCATCGCCAAATACTCGAATGTCTTCTCCTAATCATACGGTCATCAATGCCAATGTGAACAACAATAATGGTGTGCTGAGAAAAAGCGCTCTCAAAGCAGCACTAAGTTTAGATCCAAGTGCTCTTTGTCGTGGGACAATTCCTTacgaaaaaattgcattttcaCCACCACCCGCTCGCATGAGCAATCCTGGCAGTATCGAATTGAGAAAG GATTCTCTGGGACACGAATTACCACGAGAAGAGGAATGCTCTTGCTGA